In one window of Sebaldella sp. S0638 DNA:
- a CDS encoding FAD-dependent oxidoreductase, translated as MDFNLNLGCIDEGNLSGISEDKLYDVLVVGTGPSAVAAAVYAARKGLDTAMIGLKIGGQVLDTREIENIIGTAKTTGSEYAENLEKHLKEYCVAFKEGTYVTKIEEDGKNKLITTSDKKIYKSKTVIIATGAKWRELNVPGEQEYKGRGVHYCATCDGPFYKGLDVAVVGGGNSGIEAALDMAGIAKHVTVVEFMPELKADKILQDKLNERDNIKVITNVATTKIYGEDFTKGMEYKDRADESIHELNIDGVFIEIGLTPNSEFVKDIVATNKVGEIIIDENNMTNVKGIFASGDVTTVKQKQIVISVGEGAKAALGAFDYLLKEY; from the coding sequence ATGGATTTTAATTTAAATCTTGGATGCATAGATGAAGGAAACTTGTCAGGAATTTCAGAAGATAAATTATACGATGTACTCGTGGTGGGTACAGGGCCGTCAGCAGTTGCAGCTGCAGTTTATGCCGCTAGAAAAGGGCTTGATACTGCAATGATAGGTCTTAAAATCGGAGGACAGGTTTTAGATACAAGAGAGATAGAGAATATCATTGGAACAGCTAAAACTACAGGTTCAGAATATGCAGAAAATCTTGAAAAACATTTGAAAGAATATTGTGTTGCCTTCAAAGAGGGAACATATGTGACAAAAATAGAAGAAGACGGAAAGAATAAACTTATTACTACAAGTGATAAAAAAATATATAAGTCAAAAACTGTAATTATCGCAACAGGTGCAAAATGGAGAGAGCTTAATGTTCCCGGCGAGCAGGAGTATAAAGGGAGAGGCGTTCATTACTGTGCAACATGCGACGGACCATTCTACAAAGGACTGGATGTAGCAGTAGTAGGCGGAGGTAACTCCGGTATAGAGGCTGCCCTTGATATGGCGGGAATAGCCAAGCATGTAACTGTGGTGGAATTCATGCCTGAGCTGAAAGCAGATAAGATATTACAGGATAAGCTGAATGAGAGAGACAATATAAAAGTTATCACAAATGTTGCTACTACAAAAATATACGGTGAAGATTTTACAAAAGGAATGGAATACAAGGACAGAGCTGATGAAAGTATACATGAATTGAATATTGACGGTGTATTCATAGAAATAGGACTTACACCAAACAGTGAATTTGTAAAAGATATAGTAGCTACTAATAAAGTCGGAGAAATCATAATTGATGAAAATAATATGACTAATGTAAAAGGGATATTTGCATCAGGTGATGTAACAACAGTAAAACAAAAACAAATAGTCATATCTGTAGGAGAAGGAGCAAAGGCTGCTCTGGGAGCTTTTGATTATCTTCTGAAAGAATATTAG
- a CDS encoding glycosyltransferase family 2 protein, producing the protein MEISVIAPVYNEEENIHRLIENVEKVLKGNFNSYEMVLVNDGSTDKSKEILDSLDNENVKVIHFEKNCGQTAATAAGFKYSQGDIVATIDADLQTDPEDILVLYSYLENYDMINGRRATREDGMIKKVSSWVGNGMRNIITGDDIKDTGCPLKLFKKEVVKSYCLYEGMHRFLPTLAKINGFRVIEVPVRHYDRMFGESKYGVWNRLFKGLKDAFAVRWMKKRHIDYIVLNEGR; encoded by the coding sequence ATGGAAATATCAGTAATTGCCCCTGTATATAACGAGGAGGAGAATATTCACAGATTAATCGAGAATGTGGAAAAAGTCCTGAAAGGCAATTTTAATAGCTATGAAATGGTTTTAGTCAACGATGGAAGTACTGATAAAAGTAAGGAGATACTGGATAGTCTGGATAATGAAAATGTGAAGGTTATACATTTTGAGAAAAACTGCGGACAGACAGCGGCAACAGCAGCAGGGTTCAAGTATTCCCAAGGAGATATAGTAGCAACTATAGATGCTGATCTGCAGACTGATCCAGAGGATATACTGGTTCTTTATTCATATCTTGAAAATTATGATATGATAAACGGACGGCGTGCTACCAGAGAAGACGGAATGATAAAAAAAGTTTCTTCATGGGTAGGCAACGGCATGAGAAATATTATTACAGGTGATGATATAAAAGACACGGGCTGTCCTTTGAAGCTTTTTAAAAAAGAAGTAGTAAAATCTTATTGTTTATATGAAGGGATGCATAGATTTTTACCTACATTGGCAAAAATAAACGGATTCAGGGTAATAGAAGTGCCTGTGCGGCACTATGACAGAATGTTCGGTGAATCTAAATACGGAGTATGGAACAGACTTTTTAAAGGCTTGAAAGATGCCTTTGCAGTAAGATGGATGAAAAAAAGACATATAGATTATATAGTGCTTAATGAGGGGAGATAA
- a CDS encoding glycosyltransferase family 39 protein: MVLRKDKYIYLIAAAALLLYVPLFLFRDFTPVNELKYINIADHMLKSGDWIKLQFNGALYSDKPPLYFWIVALIRVITGKYTLFSIGFIICVLPAIVTGLDIYRFLGENNYNRKRACTVVLILYTILYFAGSVLVIRMDILMTMFIVKALISFYNKVEKNIGNPYIPYVYMGFGFLVKGLAAVFIPISVIIVYLLVSKQSCKIKELKFGRGIIIIILFALIWLIPLAVSLGVNSTINELLLKQTMNRAVNTSVHKRPVYYYLVSLFPNLFPWTLFFFASLVTLIFKIKEQGKFIVFILCWFIMPFIIFSLVSSKLNIYLIPVYGAIAVITERILNSKYVKIRTTTGILTSIPYFLFLAAAFSAKKQLAEMDPFLFRLVLFYGVFSLLTAIAGIYFLIKGKVYNYVCNIVINMIILLTVLTVSAPVVNEYIGFTKFAGIIKAEREKNNSLKIFGYKEGEADRMAYIVNDDTISNIENPDEMKQIINKENVIILLQNKDMKDLPENYELIYSNSKFTIIKYIRKEGRNE; the protein is encoded by the coding sequence ATGGTTTTACGAAAAGACAAGTATATTTATCTGATAGCAGCAGCGGCATTATTATTGTATGTTCCGTTATTTCTCTTCAGGGACTTTACTCCTGTGAATGAATTAAAATACATAAATATAGCAGACCATATGCTTAAGTCCGGCGACTGGATAAAGCTTCAGTTCAACGGTGCACTTTATAGTGACAAACCGCCTCTGTATTTTTGGATAGTGGCTTTGATAAGAGTGATAACAGGTAAGTATACATTATTTTCTATAGGATTTATTATATGTGTACTGCCGGCAATAGTGACAGGGCTGGATATATACAGATTTCTTGGCGAAAATAATTATAACAGAAAAAGAGCTTGTACAGTTGTATTGATTTTATATACGATTTTATATTTTGCAGGATCTGTTTTAGTAATTCGTATGGATATATTGATGACTATGTTTATAGTAAAAGCGTTAATATCTTTTTATAACAAAGTCGAAAAGAATATCGGGAACCCTTATATTCCGTACGTTTATATGGGATTTGGATTTCTGGTAAAAGGACTGGCAGCTGTTTTTATACCAATCAGCGTTATTATAGTATATCTGCTTGTGAGTAAACAGAGCTGTAAAATCAAAGAATTAAAATTTGGAAGAGGAATTATTATTATAATTTTGTTTGCACTTATCTGGCTGATTCCTTTAGCAGTGAGTCTCGGAGTGAATTCTACCATAAACGAACTGCTGTTGAAACAGACAATGAACAGGGCTGTAAATACCAGCGTACACAAAAGGCCGGTTTATTATTATCTGGTCAGCCTGTTTCCTAACTTATTTCCATGGACGTTATTTTTCTTTGCATCTTTGGTAACGCTTATTTTTAAGATAAAAGAACAGGGGAAATTTATAGTTTTTATATTATGCTGGTTTATAATGCCTTTTATTATATTTTCACTGGTCAGCAGTAAGCTTAATATTTATCTGATACCTGTATATGGTGCAATAGCTGTAATTACAGAAAGAATACTCAACAGTAAATATGTGAAGATCAGAACAACAACAGGAATATTAACAAGTATACCTTACTTTCTGTTTCTGGCAGCAGCTTTTTCAGCTAAGAAGCAATTAGCAGAAATGGATCCTTTTTTATTCAGGCTGGTACTGTTTTACGGAGTGTTTTCCCTATTAACAGCAATAGCAGGAATATATTTCTTAATAAAAGGGAAAGTTTATAATTACGTCTGCAATATTGTCATAAATATGATAATCCTTCTGACGGTACTTACTGTGTCTGCACCGGTAGTAAATGAATATATCGGTTTTACCAAGTTTGCCGGAATCATAAAAGCGGAGCGGGAAAAAAACAACAGCCTGAAAATTTTTGGATATAAAGAAGGCGAAGCCGACAGAATGGCATATATAGTAAATGATGATACAATAAGTAATATTGAAAATCCTGATGAAATGAAGCAGATAATAAATAAAGAAAATGTAATAATTTTATTACAAAATAAAGATATGAAAGATTTACCTGAAAACTATGAATTGATATATTCAAACAGTAAATTTACCATAATTAAATATATCAGGAAAGAAGGAAGAAATGAATAA
- the agaB gene encoding PTS galactosamine transporter subunit IIB, with protein MALNILLTRIDNRLVHGQVGVTWTSSLGANLLVVVDDEAASDRLQQQLMTMTAENAGVGIRFFTVEKTIQIIGKASDSQKIFIVCKNPGTVKKLIDGGVPIEKVNVGNMHPAEGKKQITKKVHISPQEEEEIRYIASKGVYVFFQEVPEEPVYEIGILD; from the coding sequence ATGGCACTAAATATTTTACTTACAAGAATAGATAACAGGCTGGTACATGGTCAGGTAGGAGTTACGTGGACAAGTTCCCTCGGAGCGAATCTTCTCGTAGTAGTGGACGATGAAGCGGCTTCAGACAGACTGCAGCAGCAGCTCATGACAATGACAGCAGAGAATGCAGGTGTAGGAATAAGATTTTTTACTGTAGAAAAAACTATACAAATAATAGGAAAAGCTTCAGACAGTCAAAAGATATTTATAGTATGTAAAAATCCGGGAACTGTAAAAAAACTCATAGACGGCGGTGTACCTATAGAAAAGGTAAATGTAGGGAATATGCATCCCGCAGAAGGAAAAAAACAGATAACAAAAAAAGTCCATATCAGCCCTCAGGAAGAAGAAGAGATAAGATATATAGCATCAAAAGGGGTTTATGTATTTTTTCAGGAAGTGCCGGAAGAGCCTGTTTATGAAATAGGTATTCTGGATTAG
- the agaC gene encoding PTS galactosamine transporter subunit IIC, with amino-acid sequence MNEITLMQGILIALMGVVVGLDSYLEALFIFRPIIVCTLTGLILGDLRVGLLAGGLVELSFAGLTPVGGTQPPNPVLAAVMTTVLAHSTGFDVKTTIGLALPFSFLMQYIVLFYYSSFSLFVAKFDRYAENADVKRYKHLSNIIMVIVSLTYGIVIFLCVYVAQEPMKILVNSMPEWLSHGFEIAGGILPAVGFGLLLKIMFKFEYLPFLIIGFIMSIFLHFSNLLPVALIGTAIAIYKYYDDIKREKELEQILSLGLASKDKEDYSDGI; translated from the coding sequence ATGAATGAAATAACATTGATGCAGGGAATCCTCATAGCTCTTATGGGTGTTGTGGTAGGGCTGGATTCTTATCTTGAGGCTTTATTTATTTTCAGACCGATTATAGTTTGTACACTTACAGGTTTGATTTTGGGTGATTTAAGAGTAGGACTGCTTGCCGGCGGTCTCGTAGAATTATCATTTGCAGGGCTTACGCCGGTAGGAGGCACACAGCCGCCGAATCCTGTACTGGCTGCGGTTATGACAACAGTACTGGCACATTCTACCGGTTTTGACGTAAAGACTACCATAGGGCTTGCACTGCCGTTTAGTTTTCTTATGCAGTATATAGTTTTATTTTATTACTCTTCATTTTCATTATTTGTTGCTAAATTTGACAGATATGCGGAAAATGCAGATGTAAAAAGATATAAGCATTTATCGAATATAATTATGGTTATTGTTTCGCTGACATATGGTATCGTAATATTTTTATGCGTGTATGTAGCTCAGGAACCAATGAAGATACTTGTTAATTCTATGCCTGAATGGCTGTCGCACGGTTTTGAGATAGCGGGAGGAATTTTACCTGCTGTAGGATTTGGACTGCTGCTGAAGATAATGTTCAAATTCGAATATCTGCCGTTTTTGATCATAGGATTCATTATGTCTATATTTCTGCATTTTTCAAACCTTTTACCGGTAGCGCTTATAGGTACAGCAATAGCAATTTATAAATATTATGATGATATAAAACGTGAAAAAGAGCTGGAACAGATTTTGAGTCTCGGACTGGCAAGTAAAGACAAGGAGGATTATAGCGATGGAATATAA
- a CDS encoding diacylglycerol kinase family protein: MKKALLVYNPNSGNSRVILENFDKITRKFLKNDISLTLYSIDKKYNRLIDVMKNHEFDILILSGGDGTLGRTITQLYNAGVDLPEIGIFPLGTCNDFARCLHLGENIDDWIDNIIKGSTQNVDFGLINGKTVFLSSYAGGLFTKVSYSTDKNMKKNIGKLAYFINGINELINIKRFRVHMKLDDNIEIEEKAILYVILNGEGAGGFDGLDNSANMSDGLMNIIIIKETKSAIDLSTILFDLMNNNLVNNNFVRTLTAKKCEIKKIKKDINVSIDGEEGENEDVSIEFISNKLKVFVSHP; the protein is encoded by the coding sequence ATGAAAAAAGCATTACTGGTCTATAATCCGAATTCCGGCAACAGCAGAGTTATTCTGGAAAATTTTGATAAAATCACCAGAAAATTTCTGAAAAATGATATATCTCTTACTTTATACAGTATAGACAAAAAATATAACCGTCTTATAGATGTCATGAAAAATCATGAATTCGACATACTTATACTTTCCGGCGGAGACGGAACACTGGGCAGAACTATTACACAGCTTTATAATGCAGGTGTAGACCTCCCTGAAATAGGTATATTCCCTTTGGGAACATGTAATGATTTTGCAAGATGTCTTCATTTAGGCGAAAATATTGATGACTGGATAGATAATATCATTAAAGGAAGCACTCAGAATGTGGATTTCGGGCTTATAAACGGGAAAACCGTATTCCTTTCTTCATATGCAGGCGGACTCTTTACAAAAGTATCCTATTCTACTGATAAAAATATGAAGAAAAACATAGGCAAACTTGCCTACTTTATTAACGGTATTAATGAACTTATCAATATAAAAAGATTCAGGGTTCACATGAAACTCGATGATAATATTGAAATAGAGGAAAAAGCTATTTTATATGTGATTCTTAACGGTGAAGGTGCAGGCGGCTTTGACGGACTTGATAATTCTGCCAACATGTCTGACGGACTTATGAATATTATCATTATAAAAGAAACCAAATCGGCAATTGATCTTTCTACCATACTTTTTGACCTGATGAATAATAATCTGGTTAATAATAATTTTGTAAGAACTCTTACAGCCAAAAAATGTGAAATAAAGAAGATCAAAAAAGATATTAATGTAAGTATTGACGGTGAAGAAGGCGAAAATGAAGATGTTTCTATTGAATTTATCAGTAATAAACTAAAAGTTTTTGTTTCCCACCCTTAA
- a CDS encoding lipid-A-disaccharide synthase N-terminal domain-containing protein, whose product MNNLSGYFTMDKIFLYIGLFGQLCFSMRFIIQWIYSEKAKKSVIPIAFWYFSLSGGIILLIYAIYYRDPVFIMGQAPGVIIYSRNIYLIHKNKKEEALQSEGEKIKEVHNNSGYHLQQITEEMKLN is encoded by the coding sequence ATGAATAATTTAAGCGGATATTTTACAATGGATAAGATATTTTTATATATCGGATTATTCGGACAGCTGTGCTTTTCTATGAGATTTATAATACAATGGATATATAGTGAAAAAGCTAAAAAAAGTGTAATACCAATAGCATTCTGGTATTTTAGCCTTTCAGGAGGAATAATACTGCTGATATATGCTATTTACTACAGAGATCCTGTTTTTATAATGGGACAGGCACCGGGAGTGATTATATATTCCAGAAATATATATTTGATACACAAAAATAAAAAAGAAGAAGCCCTGCAAAGTGAAGGGGAAAAAATAAAAGAAGTCCACAATAACAGCGGATATCATCTGCAGCAAATTACAGAGGAAATGAAGCTGAATTAA
- the agaD gene encoding PTS galactosamine transporter subunit IID, which translates to MEYKKILNNSDIKKLAMRSALLQSAFNYERMQGMGWTHAMLPALEKIYKDDKAGLANAMKDNSGFINTNPTASAFLMGLIISLEEKKEDRNLINSLKIALFGPLAGIGDALLWFTLLPIVAGICSSFAQQGNLVGPLVFLIVYIGVFLSRIYLVKIGYNIGSKAIDKLKNVSKHVSKAATILGITVIGGLIATYINIDVLLNIPINEGHTISIQQDFLDKILPKLVPLGYTFLMYYLMKFKKVNPVTLIITTFVLAVICSFFKIL; encoded by the coding sequence ATGGAATATAAAAAAATATTGAATAACAGCGATATAAAAAAGCTGGCAATGAGATCCGCCTTGCTGCAGTCTGCATTTAATTATGAGAGAATGCAGGGAATGGGATGGACGCATGCGATGCTTCCCGCTCTTGAAAAAATATATAAGGATGATAAAGCCGGTCTGGCTAATGCAATGAAGGATAATTCTGGATTTATAAATACTAATCCAACTGCTTCTGCATTTCTTATGGGACTTATTATTTCCCTTGAAGAAAAAAAAGAAGACAGAAACCTGATAAATAGTTTGAAAATAGCACTTTTTGGACCATTGGCAGGTATAGGTGACGCGCTTTTATGGTTTACACTGCTTCCTATTGTAGCGGGAATATGTTCTTCGTTTGCACAGCAGGGAAATCTTGTAGGGCCTTTAGTATTTCTGATTGTATATATAGGCGTGTTTTTATCAAGAATATATCTGGTTAAGATAGGGTATAATATTGGTTCCAAGGCAATAGACAAACTGAAAAATGTATCAAAACACGTATCAAAAGCGGCAACAATTCTGGGGATAACTGTTATCGGAGGATTGATTGCCACATATATAAATATAGATGTACTGCTGAATATACCAATAAATGAAGGACATACAATTTCTATACAACAGGACTTTCTGGATAAAATTCTGCCGAAACTGGTACCGTTGGGATATACATTTTTAATGTATTATCTGATGAAATTCAAAAAGGTTAATCCGGTAACATTGATTATTACAACATTTGTACTGGCTGTAATATGTTCATTTTTCAAGATACTGTAG
- a CDS encoding PTS sugar transporter subunit IIA, translated as MNKNIIIVTGHGHYATGIKSFLKEVAGEITNIEFLDFHSDISVDELKETFRKKSEERKGCGVLFITDIIGGTPFNKAVEVSEGNPRISVVAGCNPGSILEACLTKDEVSLEELSLSAVENTKNNVVKFEIEILRNTESCEDGI; from the coding sequence ATGAATAAAAATATTATTATTGTTACAGGTCATGGTCATTATGCCACGGGGATAAAATCATTTTTAAAAGAAGTAGCAGGGGAGATCACGAATATAGAGTTTTTGGATTTTCATTCGGATATATCCGTTGATGAGCTGAAAGAAACTTTTAGGAAAAAATCAGAGGAAAGGAAGGGTTGCGGTGTATTGTTTATAACAGATATTATTGGAGGGACGCCGTTTAATAAAGCTGTGGAAGTATCTGAGGGAAATCCGCGCATATCTGTGGTAGCAGGCTGTAATCCGGGTTCTATTCTTGAAGCCTGCCTTACTAAAGATGAGGTCAGTCTGGAAGAATTAAGTTTGTCAGCAGTAGAAAATACCAAAAATAATGTTGTTAAATTTGAAATAGAAATATTGAGAAATACAGAAAGCTGTGAAGACGGGATTTAG
- a CDS encoding response regulator transcription factor, with protein MSKILVVEDDEKLAKILKIQLEHKGFQVENVYTGLDAVEKAGNDQTIDLILLDLGLPDIEGNRVCKAISSVIQTPIIVVSARSHIEEKVELLTIGAVDYVTKPYDILELEARINVHLKKDLSNILKYMDLEMDTNNFTLTKSGIPVSLSKTEFDMIKLFLENQNTLLKRERIINEIWGWNASSNLLDVTMKNLRQKLGKNYIVTVRGIGYSLKREQ; from the coding sequence ATGTCAAAAATATTAGTAGTCGAAGATGATGAAAAATTAGCCAAAATATTAAAAATACAACTGGAACATAAAGGTTTTCAGGTAGAGAATGTTTATACAGGACTTGATGCAGTAGAAAAAGCCGGGAATGATCAGACTATAGATCTTATTTTACTTGATCTAGGACTACCCGATATCGAAGGGAACCGCGTGTGCAAGGCTATAAGTTCTGTTATCCAGACACCTATTATTGTAGTATCTGCAAGAAGCCACATAGAAGAGAAGGTGGAACTTCTTACTATAGGTGCCGTGGATTATGTAACTAAGCCGTATGACATTTTGGAACTGGAAGCCAGAATAAATGTTCATCTAAAAAAGGATTTGTCTAATATCCTAAAATATATGGATCTGGAGATGGATACGAATAATTTTACTCTTACCAAATCAGGTATTCCTGTTTCTTTGAGTAAAACTGAATTTGATATGATAAAATTATTTCTTGAAAATCAGAATACACTTCTTAAACGTGAAAGAATCATAAATGAAATCTGGGGCTGGAATGCCAGCAGCAATCTTCTTGATGTAACAATGAAAAATTTACGGCAAAAACTCGGAAAAAATTATATTGTCACAGTTAGAGGAATCGGATATTCACTTAAAAGGGAGCAGTAA
- a CDS encoding cell wall metabolism sensor histidine kinase WalK, with protein sequence MKIKIKKISHKIIIFNTMGILFCTLLIGFVTWFFIINEYVMEENNELDNIANGVTETLQRVPQSHISNFYQSLEFGDKDEILISVKYPDGHIVKLGDSDISYNEIPENNWLLKKRYALHFKEKNINNIEFIFIRKFSYDRVIQTSRIIFYLFILLAVSIIIFSYYMTKNILKPVTYIIKESEKINDKNLNIKLPKIRDDEIGDLIDVINNLFSKMHEILLNQKNFSSNVSHELKTPVAIMKGYLDILKWGKDDPVLLDEALENMETEIANIEKLITNLLFLSQAEKLKTLNEKINLSLLLGKLKNDYRLLKINKELIISCKENTIIYGNQNLIFEALRGIIDNSIKYSTGEKIHIIVESTDTFIKITIRDFGEHISDEDIENIFKRHHRIEKQDIKNTRGLGLGLSIIKEIIELHNAEIKLINRDNGLDTEIYFYNL encoded by the coding sequence ATGAAAATAAAAATAAAAAAAATCTCTCATAAAATTATAATTTTTAATACTATGGGAATACTTTTCTGTACATTACTTATTGGTTTTGTGACATGGTTTTTTATTATAAACGAATATGTCATGGAAGAAAATAACGAACTTGATAATATCGCCAACGGCGTCACAGAAACTCTTCAAAGAGTTCCGCAAAGCCACATTTCCAATTTTTATCAGTCATTGGAATTCGGTGATAAGGATGAAATTCTTATTTCTGTAAAGTACCCTGACGGCCATATAGTAAAACTGGGGGATTCGGATATTTCTTATAACGAAATACCGGAAAATAACTGGCTTTTAAAGAAAAGATATGCTCTTCATTTTAAAGAAAAAAATATAAATAATATTGAATTTATTTTTATAAGAAAATTCTCATATGATCGTGTGATACAGACCAGCAGAATTATATTTTATTTGTTTATACTTCTTGCAGTTTCTATAATAATATTTTCTTATTATATGACCAAAAATATACTAAAACCTGTTACTTATATTATAAAAGAAAGTGAAAAAATAAATGATAAAAATCTGAATATAAAACTTCCAAAAATCAGGGATGATGAAATAGGCGACTTGATAGACGTCATTAATAACTTATTTTCAAAAATGCATGAAATACTCCTGAATCAGAAAAATTTCTCCAGCAATGTATCTCATGAATTAAAAACACCTGTTGCTATTATGAAAGGATACCTTGATATACTGAAATGGGGAAAAGATGATCCTGTTCTTCTTGATGAAGCATTGGAAAATATGGAAACTGAGATCGCAAATATTGAAAAACTTATTACAAATCTGTTGTTTTTATCACAGGCAGAAAAGCTGAAAACATTAAATGAAAAAATAAACCTTTCTCTGCTGCTGGGGAAGCTGAAAAATGACTACAGACTTTTAAAGATAAATAAAGAACTTATTATCAGCTGTAAAGAAAACACCATTATTTACGGGAATCAAAACCTTATTTTCGAAGCTTTACGAGGCATCATAGACAACAGCATAAAATATTCAACAGGGGAAAAGATTCATATAATCGTTGAAAGTACGGATACTTTTATCAAAATAACCATAAGAGATTTTGGAGAACATATTTCCGACGAAGATATAGAAAATATTTTCAAAAGACATCACCGCATAGAAAAACAGGATATTAAAAACACCCGCGGTCTGGGGCTGGGACTTTCCATAATAAAAGAAATCATAGAACTTCATAATGCTGAAATCAAATTAATAAACAGGGATAACGGACTGGATACTGAAATATATTTTTATAATTTATAA
- a CDS encoding sterile alpha motif-like domain-containing protein: protein MAAIIEEPLYASYYNWITLFKNIETPIGELATNIAGDLKFPKYSDSPQEILDYIQNSYLFFAGEHNSLLETFQYSWLLYKFEIGEAIYRNGKIQYANPKKI, encoded by the coding sequence ATGGCTGCAATAATTGAAGAACCTCTCTATGCTTCTTACTATAACTGGATTACTTTATTTAAAAATATAGAAACACCTATTGGAGAGCTTGCTACTAATATTGCCGGCGATCTCAAATTCCCTAAATATTCCGATTCCCCGCAGGAAATACTTGACTATATTCAGAACTCCTATTTATTTTTTGCCGGTGAGCATAACAGTCTTCTGGAGACTTTCCAGTACTCCTGGCTTTTATATAAATTTGAAATTGGTGAGGCCATCTATAGAAACGGAAAAATACAATATGCAAATCCTAAAAAAATTTAG